In Oryzias latipes chromosome 15, ASM223467v1, the following proteins share a genomic window:
- the LOC101157479 gene encoding poly(ADP-ribose) glycohydrolase isoform X1, whose protein sequence is MMDSQKSVDPDDLSRERNDVLLQADRKDELFSVPQMTDITNDHISQENPQDGFVSQSLIDTASADEAEEPRLEDCRGAGAQTFDSNGQKSKRSSSPGPQPVKATCVAESQPLTLHLSSKIVESTPNDVEMLSPESPVCKTLNISSSLDEEEDAKMLAENPVLELELHMNDPGNAATEKVNLPAFGSEGADKAENSDSSLTQHLLDRQSNEVCKSDSSTSFLHNTEKNFRGTPIDELNRLPQCAPPLSRLKANPGHTVTIRTDLLREGKVPIPYPSKFQDSWDDAHVKMPCSEKNMFPIETEDGSGLQSRWDLIHSSLRRGFKSCLDVRDAVLRYNIAHSKKWDFTALNLLCTEYLEHVEVQHLFEGILPKMVDLALSAPQLCTMPIPLLKAKKNHSLTMSQEQIACLLANAFFCTFPRRNSRKSEYFNYPEINFNRLFESSSLRKIEKLKTLLCYFRRVTETKPTGLVTFTRQTVNNPPHWESSQALLTRLHVTCEGIIEENGYGMLQVDFANRMVGGGVTGNGLVQEEIRFLINPELIVSRLFTEALEPNECLIITGTEQYSRYSGYAESYKWVESYKDETPRDDWQRRCTEIVAIDALNYKVSIEQFLPEKFTRELNKAYCGFYRSNKAPKDLSAIATGNWGCGAFGGDTRLKALIQLMAAAEAGRDVAYFTFKDARLMAEVHKMHSFLSERQVTVGQLYCLLNHYYNEVCKNCHTGRPDVSLYKFIYEKVPPSTTSDIAFPANAAGMSSGTKGPY, encoded by the exons ATGATGGACTcccaaaaaag TGTTGATCCTGATGACCTCTCTCGGGAAAGAAATGACGTTTTGCTTCAGGCAGACAGAAAAGATGAACTCTTCAGTGTACCACAGATGACAGACATTACAAATGATCACATATCGCAAGAAAACCCCCAAGATGGCTTCGTTTCTCAGAGTTTAATTGACACTGCATCTGCGGATGAAGCAGAGGAACCCAGATTAGAAGACTGTAGAGGTGCTGGGGCTCAAACATTTGACTCCAATGGGCAGAAGTCCAAAAGATCCAGCTCACCTGGTCCTCAGCCTGTAAAAGCAACCTGTGTGGCAGAAAGTCAACCACTCACCCTTCACCTTAGTTCTAAAATAGTTGAAAGTACTCCTAATGATGTAGAAATGTTGAGCCCTGAAAGTCCAGTGTGTAAGACTTTGAACATTAGCAGCTCtttggatgaggaggaggatgcaAAGATGCTCGCAGAGAACCCCGTTTTGGAATTGGAGCTTCATATGAATGATCCAGGAAATGCAGCCACAGAGAAAGTCAATCTCCCTGCCTTTGGCTCTGAAGGTGCAGATAAAGCAGAAAACAGCGATTCATCCTTGACTCAGCACTTACTTGACAGGCAATCGAATGAAGTTTGCAAAAG TGATTCTTCGACAAGTTTTTtacacaacacagaaaaaaactttcgGGGGACGCCCATAGATGAGCTAAACCGGCTGCCACAATGTGCCCCTCCTCTGTCTCGCCTGAAAGCTAATCCTGGTCACACTGTCACAATCAGG aCAGATCTCCTCAGAGAGGGTAAAGTCCCTATCCCTTACCCCTCCAAGTTCCAAGATTCCTGGGATGATGCCCACGTGAAGATGCCCTGTTCTGAGAAAAATATGTTTCCCATAGAGACTGAG GACGGCAGTGGCTTACAAAGCCGGTGGGACCTCATCCATTCCTCCTTGCGAAGAGGGTTTAAAAGTTGTCTGGATGTCAGG gATGCAGTGTTGAGATACAACATAGCCCACTCAAAGAAATGGGATTTCACTGCCTTAAATCTTCTTTGTACTGAG TACCTTGAGCATGTTGAGGTTCAACACCTTTTTGAGGGGATTCTGCCTAAGATGGTTGATCTAGCACTCAGCGCTCCTCAGCTCTGCACTATG cCAATTCCTTTactcaaagcaaagaaaaaccatTCCCTGACTATGTCCCAGGAGCAAATAGCTTGTCTTCTGGCCAACGCCTTCTTCTGTACTTTCCCCCGACGCAACTCTCGCAAGTCGGAGTACTTCAATTACCCCGAGATCAACTTCAACAG GTTGTTTGAAAGTTCTTCTcttagaaaaatagaaaaattaaaaactctgcTGTGTTACTTCAGGAGAGTCACTGAAACCA AGCCTACAGGTCTGGTTACATTTACAAGGCAAACGGTCAACAATCCACCACATTGGGAAAG ctctcaggCTCTTCTGACTCGTTTACATGTCACTTGTGAGGgaataattgaagaaaatggATATGGAATGCTGCAG GTGGACTTTGCAAACAGGATGGTGGGCGGTGGAGTCACAGGAAATGGACTGGTCCAGGAAGAAATCAGGTTCCTCATCAACCCGGAGCTCATTGTGTCTCGGCTCTTTACGGAAGCCCTGGAACCCAATGAATGTCTCATCATCACAG GAACTGAACAATACAGCAGGTATTCTGGCTACGCTGAGAGCTACAAATGGGTGGAAAGCTACAAAGATGAGACCCCCAG GGATGACTGGCAGAGAAGGTGTACAGAGATTGTAGCTATTGATGCTCTCAACTACAAGGTCTCAATAGAGCAGTTTTTACCTGAGAAGTTTACCAGAGAACTCAACAAG gcGTACTGTGGATTTTATCGAAGCAACAAAGCACCAAAGGACCTTTCTGCCATAGCGACAGGAAACTGGGGCTGTGGAGCCTTTGGTGGCGACACGAGACTCAAAG CTCTGATTCAGTTGATGGCTGCGGCCGAGGCTGGGAGAGACGTGGCTTACTTCACATTTAAGGACGCTCGGCTTATGGCTGAGGTTCATAAAATGCACTCTTTCCTCTCTGAAAGACAAGTCACTGTTG GGCAGCTGTACTGCCTTTTGAACCACTACTACAACGAGGTGTGCAAGAACTGCCACACGGGCCGTCCTGATGTCAGTCTCTACAAATTTATATATGAAAAAGTCCCTCCTTCCACAACTTCTGACATCGCATTCCCCGCTAATGCTGCTGGGATGTCATCTGGGACAAAAGGTCCTTATTAA
- the LOC101157479 gene encoding poly(ADP-ribose) glycohydrolase isoform X2, which yields MTDITNDHISQENPQDGFVSQSLIDTASADEAEEPRLEDCRGAGAQTFDSNGQKSKRSSSPGPQPVKATCVAESQPLTLHLSSKIVESTPNDVEMLSPESPVCKTLNISSSLDEEEDAKMLAENPVLELELHMNDPGNAATEKVNLPAFGSEGADKAENSDSSLTQHLLDRQSNEVCKSDSSTSFLHNTEKNFRGTPIDELNRLPQCAPPLSRLKANPGHTVTIRTDLLREGKVPIPYPSKFQDSWDDAHVKMPCSEKNMFPIETEDGSGLQSRWDLIHSSLRRGFKSCLDVRDAVLRYNIAHSKKWDFTALNLLCTEYLEHVEVQHLFEGILPKMVDLALSAPQLCTMPIPLLKAKKNHSLTMSQEQIACLLANAFFCTFPRRNSRKSEYFNYPEINFNRLFESSSLRKIEKLKTLLCYFRRVTETKPTGLVTFTRQTVNNPPHWESSQALLTRLHVTCEGIIEENGYGMLQVDFANRMVGGGVTGNGLVQEEIRFLINPELIVSRLFTEALEPNECLIITGTEQYSRYSGYAESYKWVESYKDETPRDDWQRRCTEIVAIDALNYKVSIEQFLPEKFTRELNKAYCGFYRSNKAPKDLSAIATGNWGCGAFGGDTRLKALIQLMAAAEAGRDVAYFTFKDARLMAEVHKMHSFLSERQVTVGQLYCLLNHYYNEVCKNCHTGRPDVSLYKFIYEKVPPSTTSDIAFPANAAGMSSGTKGPY from the exons ATGACAGACATTACAAATGATCACATATCGCAAGAAAACCCCCAAGATGGCTTCGTTTCTCAGAGTTTAATTGACACTGCATCTGCGGATGAAGCAGAGGAACCCAGATTAGAAGACTGTAGAGGTGCTGGGGCTCAAACATTTGACTCCAATGGGCAGAAGTCCAAAAGATCCAGCTCACCTGGTCCTCAGCCTGTAAAAGCAACCTGTGTGGCAGAAAGTCAACCACTCACCCTTCACCTTAGTTCTAAAATAGTTGAAAGTACTCCTAATGATGTAGAAATGTTGAGCCCTGAAAGTCCAGTGTGTAAGACTTTGAACATTAGCAGCTCtttggatgaggaggaggatgcaAAGATGCTCGCAGAGAACCCCGTTTTGGAATTGGAGCTTCATATGAATGATCCAGGAAATGCAGCCACAGAGAAAGTCAATCTCCCTGCCTTTGGCTCTGAAGGTGCAGATAAAGCAGAAAACAGCGATTCATCCTTGACTCAGCACTTACTTGACAGGCAATCGAATGAAGTTTGCAAAAG TGATTCTTCGACAAGTTTTTtacacaacacagaaaaaaactttcgGGGGACGCCCATAGATGAGCTAAACCGGCTGCCACAATGTGCCCCTCCTCTGTCTCGCCTGAAAGCTAATCCTGGTCACACTGTCACAATCAGG aCAGATCTCCTCAGAGAGGGTAAAGTCCCTATCCCTTACCCCTCCAAGTTCCAAGATTCCTGGGATGATGCCCACGTGAAGATGCCCTGTTCTGAGAAAAATATGTTTCCCATAGAGACTGAG GACGGCAGTGGCTTACAAAGCCGGTGGGACCTCATCCATTCCTCCTTGCGAAGAGGGTTTAAAAGTTGTCTGGATGTCAGG gATGCAGTGTTGAGATACAACATAGCCCACTCAAAGAAATGGGATTTCACTGCCTTAAATCTTCTTTGTACTGAG TACCTTGAGCATGTTGAGGTTCAACACCTTTTTGAGGGGATTCTGCCTAAGATGGTTGATCTAGCACTCAGCGCTCCTCAGCTCTGCACTATG cCAATTCCTTTactcaaagcaaagaaaaaccatTCCCTGACTATGTCCCAGGAGCAAATAGCTTGTCTTCTGGCCAACGCCTTCTTCTGTACTTTCCCCCGACGCAACTCTCGCAAGTCGGAGTACTTCAATTACCCCGAGATCAACTTCAACAG GTTGTTTGAAAGTTCTTCTcttagaaaaatagaaaaattaaaaactctgcTGTGTTACTTCAGGAGAGTCACTGAAACCA AGCCTACAGGTCTGGTTACATTTACAAGGCAAACGGTCAACAATCCACCACATTGGGAAAG ctctcaggCTCTTCTGACTCGTTTACATGTCACTTGTGAGGgaataattgaagaaaatggATATGGAATGCTGCAG GTGGACTTTGCAAACAGGATGGTGGGCGGTGGAGTCACAGGAAATGGACTGGTCCAGGAAGAAATCAGGTTCCTCATCAACCCGGAGCTCATTGTGTCTCGGCTCTTTACGGAAGCCCTGGAACCCAATGAATGTCTCATCATCACAG GAACTGAACAATACAGCAGGTATTCTGGCTACGCTGAGAGCTACAAATGGGTGGAAAGCTACAAAGATGAGACCCCCAG GGATGACTGGCAGAGAAGGTGTACAGAGATTGTAGCTATTGATGCTCTCAACTACAAGGTCTCAATAGAGCAGTTTTTACCTGAGAAGTTTACCAGAGAACTCAACAAG gcGTACTGTGGATTTTATCGAAGCAACAAAGCACCAAAGGACCTTTCTGCCATAGCGACAGGAAACTGGGGCTGTGGAGCCTTTGGTGGCGACACGAGACTCAAAG CTCTGATTCAGTTGATGGCTGCGGCCGAGGCTGGGAGAGACGTGGCTTACTTCACATTTAAGGACGCTCGGCTTATGGCTGAGGTTCATAAAATGCACTCTTTCCTCTCTGAAAGACAAGTCACTGTTG GGCAGCTGTACTGCCTTTTGAACCACTACTACAACGAGGTGTGCAAGAACTGCCACACGGGCCGTCCTGATGTCAGTCTCTACAAATTTATATATGAAAAAGTCCCTCCTTCCACAACTTCTGACATCGCATTCCCCGCTAATGCTGCTGGGATGTCATCTGGGACAAAAGGTCCTTATTAA